A single Candidatus Methylomirabilis lanthanidiphila DNA region contains:
- the pemI gene encoding Antitoxin PemI has protein sequence MHTTNLRKVGGSIMLAVPPALLDILRLRPGARVGIAVESGRLVVEPQKRPRYTLEELLAQCHPKAGRTKEEREWLDDKPIGGELI, from the coding sequence ATGCATACGACGAATCTGCGTAAGGTCGGTGGCTCGATCATGCTGGCCGTTCCGCCTGCCCTGCTCGACATCCTGCGCTTGCGACCTGGTGCCAGAGTCGGCATTGCAGTTGAAAGCGGCCGGCTCGTTGTGGAGCCGCAGAAACGCCCTCGCTACACTCTTGAGGAACTCCTGGCCCAATGCCATCCCAAGGCCGGCCGGACAAAGGAAGAGCGCGAATGGCTGGATGATAAACCGATAGGCGGCGAGCTGATCTGA
- the pemK gene encoding mRNA interferase PemK translates to MKRGEIWLVALDPVAGHEQKGHRPVLIVSPEAFNRVTTVPVVVPITSRGQFARTAGFTVPLSGAGTKTTGVIRCDEPRALDLGARNGRKLESVPDAVMDEVLARLAPIFE, encoded by the coding sequence ATGAAGCGGGGCGAGATCTGGCTGGTCGCACTCGATCCTGTGGCAGGACATGAACAAAAGGGCCACCGCCCGGTGTTAATTGTTTCGCCGGAAGCCTTCAATCGCGTAACCACTGTGCCCGTGGTTGTCCCGATTACGAGTAGGGGACAATTCGCGAGGACGGCTGGGTTTACCGTGCCTCTGTCTGGTGCCGGGACGAAAACGACAGGCGTCATCCGGTGCGACGAGCCCCGTGCCCTTGATCTTGGCGCTCGCAACGGCAGGAAACTGGAAAGCGTCCCTGATGCGGTCATGGATGAAGTGCTCGCGAGGTTAGCGCCGATTTTCGAGTGA